One genomic region from Sorangium aterium encodes:
- the lpdA gene encoding dihydrolipoyl dehydrogenase: MKTYDAIVIGAGPGGYPCAIRLAQLKQKVLCIEKENVGGVCLNWGCIPSKALISAAHLYEKSQAGAAMGIKVSGVELDANKMQDWKEGIVKKLTGGVGSLLKGNGADVVNGTATVVGPKRVDVTRADGSVEQFEATKAIVIATGSTTIEIPTFKFDGDTIIGAKEAVSLRRVPKRLMVIGGGVIGLELGMVYQAFGAELIVVEALPELLTGVDPDCTKIVERKILKRGGTIHKNAKALGYEKQKDGSVGVKIQADGKEQTIVVDTVLVAVGMRPSSKGLGLEKVGVTVDQRGFVPTDKFCRTNVPSIYAIGDVSGPPLLAHKATKEGEIAAEVIAGHKAEKDWVAIPGAIFTDPEIATVGLTEAEAKAKGLEVSIGKFPFSVLGKAMAMNETEGFVKIVADKKTKQVLGVHIVGPEASTMISEASLSLEMAAFLEDLSLTIHPHPTLGESLMEAAAHAMGAAIHIANR, encoded by the coding sequence ATGAAGACCTACGACGCAATCGTGATCGGAGCCGGCCCCGGCGGTTACCCCTGCGCCATCCGGCTCGCTCAGCTCAAGCAGAAGGTGCTCTGCATCGAGAAGGAGAACGTCGGCGGCGTCTGCCTCAACTGGGGGTGTATCCCCTCCAAGGCGCTGATCTCCGCCGCGCATCTCTACGAGAAGTCGCAGGCCGGCGCCGCGATGGGCATCAAGGTCAGCGGCGTCGAGCTCGACGCCAACAAGATGCAGGACTGGAAAGAAGGCATCGTCAAGAAGCTCACCGGCGGCGTCGGGTCGCTGCTCAAGGGCAACGGCGCCGACGTGGTGAACGGCACCGCCACGGTCGTGGGGCCGAAGCGCGTGGACGTGACCCGGGCTGACGGCTCGGTGGAGCAGTTCGAGGCGACGAAGGCGATCGTGATCGCGACCGGCTCGACGACCATCGAGATCCCGACGTTCAAGTTCGACGGCGACACGATCATCGGCGCGAAGGAGGCGGTCAGCCTGCGCCGCGTCCCGAAGCGGCTGATGGTGATCGGCGGCGGCGTCATCGGCCTGGAGCTCGGCATGGTCTACCAGGCGTTCGGCGCCGAGCTCATCGTCGTCGAGGCGCTGCCGGAGCTGCTCACGGGCGTCGACCCCGACTGCACAAAGATCGTCGAGCGCAAGATCCTGAAGCGCGGCGGCACGATCCACAAGAACGCCAAGGCGCTCGGGTACGAGAAGCAGAAGGACGGCTCGGTCGGGGTGAAGATCCAGGCCGACGGCAAGGAGCAGACGATCGTCGTCGACACCGTGCTCGTCGCCGTCGGCATGCGGCCGAGCAGCAAGGGGCTCGGCCTCGAGAAGGTCGGCGTCACGGTCGATCAGCGCGGGTTCGTCCCGACGGACAAGTTCTGCCGCACCAACGTGCCCTCGATCTACGCCATCGGCGACGTCAGCGGGCCGCCCCTGCTCGCGCACAAGGCGACGAAGGAGGGCGAGATCGCCGCCGAGGTCATCGCGGGCCACAAGGCCGAGAAGGACTGGGTCGCGATCCCGGGCGCGATCTTCACCGATCCGGAGATCGCCACGGTGGGGCTCACCGAGGCGGAGGCGAAGGCGAAGGGCCTCGAGGTCAGCATCGGCAAGTTCCCGTTCTCGGTGCTCGGCAAGGCCATGGCCATGAACGAGACCGAGGGCTTCGTGAAGATCGTCGCCGACAAGAAGACGAAGCAGGTGCTCGGCGTCCACATCGTCGGGCCGGAGGCCAGCACCATGATCAGCGAGGCGTCCCTCTCGCTCGAGATGGCGGCCTTCCTCGAGGATCTCTCGCTCACGATCCACCCCCACCCGACCCTCGGCGAGTCGCTGATGGAAGCCGCCGCCCACGCCATGGGCGCCGCGATCCACATCGCAAATCGCTAG
- a CDS encoding M28 family peptidase, which yields MTTSAATTLEDARAITALRPRYGRWAAAAATLLLSSLAAIGAFVSQPLVAALPPPAPALSADPARMERDVRMLVEEFRPRGYRQIEQLDRAAAYLRDELSAAGGRVTEQLYDVEGQTYRNVLARFGPDSSARVVVGAHYDAANDLPGADDNASGVAGLLELGRMLGRAPLRGDVELVAFTLEEPPYFRSEHMGSAHHADAMQAAGVKVRAMISLEMIGYFTDEEGSQAFPLAPLSMLYPTKGNFVAVVGNLEGLSLVRTIKGAMRGATDLPAYSLSAPGLVQGVDWSDHRSYWEAGYPAVMITDTAFLRNRRYHTDKDTPDTLDYARAAKVVTGVAQAVLALANE from the coding sequence ATGACCACGAGCGCAGCGACGACCCTGGAGGACGCTCGCGCGATCACAGCGCTTCGCCCTCGCTACGGCCGTTGGGCCGCAGCCGCCGCGACGCTGCTCCTCTCCAGCCTCGCGGCCATCGGAGCCTTCGTCAGCCAGCCCCTCGTGGCGGCGCTCCCGCCGCCCGCTCCGGCGCTCTCCGCGGACCCCGCTCGCATGGAGCGCGACGTCCGGATGCTCGTGGAGGAGTTCCGCCCGCGAGGCTACCGGCAAATCGAGCAGCTGGACCGCGCCGCGGCGTACCTCCGCGACGAGCTCAGCGCCGCCGGAGGACGCGTGACCGAGCAGCTCTACGATGTCGAGGGACAGACGTACCGCAACGTGCTCGCCCGGTTCGGCCCGGACTCGTCGGCGCGCGTCGTGGTCGGCGCCCACTACGACGCGGCGAACGACTTGCCCGGCGCCGACGACAACGCGAGCGGCGTGGCAGGGCTGCTCGAGCTGGGGCGAATGCTCGGCCGGGCGCCCCTCCGAGGCGACGTCGAGCTCGTAGCGTTCACGCTGGAGGAGCCGCCCTATTTCCGGTCCGAGCACATGGGAAGCGCCCACCACGCGGATGCGATGCAAGCAGCAGGCGTGAAGGTCCGGGCGATGATCAGCCTGGAGATGATCGGGTATTTCACCGACGAGGAGGGTAGTCAGGCGTTCCCGCTGGCGCCGCTCTCCATGCTCTATCCCACGAAGGGGAACTTCGTGGCCGTGGTCGGCAACCTGGAAGGGCTCTCGCTCGTTCGCACCATCAAGGGGGCGATGCGCGGCGCGACCGATCTGCCCGCCTATTCCCTGAGCGCTCCGGGGCTCGTTCAGGGCGTGGACTGGTCCGACCACCGGAGCTACTGGGAAGCAGGCTACCCAGCGGTCATGATCACGGACACGGCGTTTCTGCGCAACCGGCGTTACCACACCGACAAGGACACGCCGGATACGCTCGATTACGCACGCGCTGCAAAGGTCGTCACCGGCGTGGCCCAGGCCGTCCTCGCGCTCGCGAACGAGTGA
- a CDS encoding 1-acyl-sn-glycerol-3-phosphate acyltransferase → MDSRAPIFGFNDARDEIVRTVVDRVVGSTRDPLLAMNEAAYQEAKRLEGSRKPQDIRELAEWQRLARSLGRMHDGERRRRLRELSEEYAWDIAGNFDRRVYQLSSRLLPPVVSALLAPRKLMTVVRDPLKLVSLELLADRVLVEGPLAKLRSLVQRGTAVYVPTHLSNMDSIVFGYALERAGLPPATYGAGKNLFTNPVLSFFMHNLGAYRVDRRIRHNLYKDVLKTYSGVLLERGYHSLFFPGGTRSRSGGVERKLKLGLVGSAFEAYTRTLQSGRERRVFFVPATINYLITLEAETLIADFLSEAGKGRFIIEDDESSRIGRIASFLRKLLAMNAAVVIRFSEPLDPFGNRVDELGRSFDARGREVDPASYVKDLAGKAVIDAARDAQYARELGEEICRAYARDTVVMATHVVAAASFARLRSQAPAADLFTVLRQRDVITVPRDDLAADVVALCDRLRALEQRGCIVLGEDVRLGSGGDIVERAMRAFAGYHSSPVLDSRPDGIALCDTNLLFYYQNRLAAHGVAWDVIAPPGVPSGLQVQPPLPPLEPASSPPPLEEPRGSASSSSSASSRAGEADAHVGSMNGAGGGQ, encoded by the coding sequence ATGGACTCCCGCGCTCCCATCTTCGGGTTCAACGACGCGCGCGACGAGATCGTGCGCACCGTGGTCGACCGGGTCGTCGGCTCCACGAGGGATCCGCTGCTCGCCATGAACGAGGCGGCGTATCAGGAGGCGAAGCGGCTCGAGGGGTCCCGGAAGCCGCAGGACATCCGCGAGCTCGCCGAGTGGCAGCGGCTCGCCCGCTCGCTCGGCCGCATGCACGACGGCGAGCGCCGCCGCCGCCTGCGGGAGCTCTCGGAGGAGTACGCGTGGGACATCGCCGGGAACTTCGACCGGCGTGTCTACCAGCTGTCGTCGCGGCTCCTGCCGCCGGTCGTCAGCGCCCTGCTCGCGCCCCGCAAGCTCATGACGGTGGTCCGCGACCCGCTCAAGCTCGTCAGCCTCGAGCTCCTGGCCGACCGGGTGCTCGTGGAGGGCCCGCTCGCGAAGCTCCGCTCGCTCGTGCAGCGCGGCACGGCCGTCTACGTCCCGACCCACCTGTCGAACATGGACTCGATCGTGTTCGGCTACGCCCTCGAGCGCGCCGGCCTGCCGCCCGCCACGTACGGCGCCGGCAAGAACCTGTTCACGAACCCGGTCCTCTCGTTCTTCATGCACAACCTCGGCGCCTACCGCGTCGACCGGCGCATCCGGCACAACCTCTACAAGGACGTGCTGAAGACGTACTCGGGCGTGCTCCTGGAGCGCGGCTACCACTCGCTGTTCTTCCCGGGGGGCACGCGGTCTCGCTCGGGCGGCGTGGAGCGGAAGCTCAAGCTGGGCCTTGTAGGCAGCGCGTTCGAGGCCTACACGCGGACGCTGCAGAGCGGCCGCGAGCGCCGCGTCTTCTTCGTCCCGGCCACGATCAACTACCTCATCACGCTCGAGGCCGAGACGCTGATCGCCGATTTCCTCTCCGAGGCCGGCAAGGGCCGCTTCATCATCGAGGATGACGAGTCGAGTCGCATCGGCCGGATCGCCTCGTTCCTGCGCAAGCTCCTCGCGATGAACGCGGCGGTGGTCATCCGCTTCTCCGAGCCGCTCGATCCGTTCGGCAACCGGGTCGACGAGCTCGGCCGCTCGTTCGACGCCCGCGGTCGCGAGGTCGATCCGGCGAGCTACGTGAAGGATCTGGCCGGCAAGGCGGTCATCGACGCGGCGCGCGACGCCCAGTACGCGCGCGAGCTCGGCGAGGAGATCTGCCGGGCGTACGCGCGCGACACGGTCGTGATGGCGACGCACGTCGTCGCGGCGGCGAGCTTCGCCCGGCTCCGCAGCCAGGCGCCCGCCGCGGATCTCTTCACGGTGCTCCGGCAGCGCGACGTGATCACGGTGCCGCGCGACGACCTCGCGGCCGACGTGGTGGCCCTCTGCGATCGGCTGCGCGCGCTCGAGCAGCGGGGGTGCATCGTGCTGGGGGAGGACGTCCGGCTCGGCTCGGGCGGGGACATCGTCGAGCGCGCGATGCGCGCCTTCGCGGGCTACCACTCGTCGCCGGTGCTCGACTCGCGGCCCGACGGCATCGCGCTCTGCGACACCAACCTGCTCTTCTACTACCAGAACCGCCTCGCCGCCCACGGGGTGGCGTGGGACGTCATCGCGCCGCCCGGCGTCCCTTCCGGCCTGCAGGTCCAGCCGCCGCTCCCGCCGCTCGAGCCCGCCTCGTCGCCGCCGCCCCTGGAGGAGCCGCGGGGCTCGGCCTCGTCGTCCTCGTCTGCTTCGTCTCGCGCGGGCGAGGCGGACGCGCACGTGGGCTCGATGAACGGCGCCGGGGGTGGCCAGTGA
- a CDS encoding SUMF1/EgtB/PvdO family nonheme iron enzyme produces MLAALVGLTACSVPNDGGASPAKKAADSTSETHMTPAAEGTAPAAASALTAPASAGGAHAGTAILGGSGPGATLAAGSPSAASAEPHPLGSANAAPATSALPAEARPLGSTGALPPVHPAPAPGPCPADMALVNGFCIDRYEAHLVTDAGGELAVHPHFKRPEPGVRYLARSAAGVFPQAYISRVEAKAACVAAGKRLCTRREWLRACRGNGAHRYPYGPRGERGRCNTGKLHLLREVFGEHPPGGWSYERHFNSPDLDQKPGFLARSGEHAGCASELGVHDMIGNLHEWVGDMVDGELVIRMSTEGVERRDQPWHEGNGVFMGGFFSTTSELGPGCYFTTIAHEPTYHDYSTGFRCCDSVDPPAAPGATDASQRDGG; encoded by the coding sequence TTGCTCGCCGCGCTGGTAGGGCTCACGGCGTGCTCCGTTCCGAACGACGGCGGCGCCAGCCCGGCGAAGAAAGCGGCGGACTCCACCAGCGAAACCCACATGACGCCCGCCGCCGAGGGGACGGCTCCCGCCGCGGCTTCCGCGCTCACGGCGCCAGCGTCTGCCGGCGGCGCGCACGCCGGCACAGCCATCCTGGGCGGCTCGGGCCCCGGTGCCACGCTGGCCGCGGGCAGCCCGAGCGCCGCCTCCGCAGAGCCGCACCCGCTCGGCTCGGCCAACGCCGCTCCCGCCACCAGCGCCCTCCCCGCAGAGGCGCGCCCGCTCGGCTCGACCGGCGCCCTGCCGCCCGTCCATCCCGCGCCGGCCCCCGGCCCCTGCCCCGCCGACATGGCCCTCGTCAATGGCTTCTGCATCGATCGATATGAGGCGCACCTGGTCACCGATGCCGGCGGGGAGCTCGCCGTCCACCCGCACTTCAAGCGCCCCGAGCCGGGCGTCCGGTACCTCGCTCGCAGCGCGGCCGGCGTCTTTCCGCAGGCGTACATCAGCCGCGTCGAGGCCAAGGCCGCCTGCGTCGCCGCCGGCAAGCGCCTCTGCACGCGGCGGGAATGGCTGCGCGCCTGCCGCGGCAACGGCGCCCACCGCTACCCCTACGGCCCACGCGGCGAGCGCGGGCGGTGCAACACAGGCAAACTTCACCTCCTGAGGGAGGTCTTCGGCGAGCACCCGCCGGGCGGGTGGAGCTACGAGCGGCACTTCAACAGCCCCGACCTCGACCAGAAGCCAGGGTTCCTGGCAAGGAGCGGCGAGCACGCCGGCTGCGCCAGCGAGCTCGGCGTCCACGACATGATCGGGAATCTGCACGAGTGGGTCGGCGACATGGTCGATGGCGAGCTCGTGATCCGGATGAGCACCGAAGGCGTCGAGCGCCGCGACCAGCCCTGGCACGAGGGCAACGGCGTGTTCATGGGCGGCTTCTTCAGCACGACCAGCGAGCTCGGCCCCGGTTGCTACTTCACCACCATCGCCCACGAGCCGACCTATCACGACTACTCCACCGGATTCCGCTGCTGCGACAGCGTCGACCCGCCCGCCGCCCCGGGGGCGACCGACGCGAGCCAGCGAGACGGCGGCTGA
- the gloB gene encoding hydroxyacylglutathione hydrolase — protein sequence MRILPVPCLSDNYAYLVAADGRREAIVIDPSEAQPIISALEREKLSLVAIVNTHHHHDHVGGNEALRERYGDLPVYAHSSDVGRVPAQTERVEEGTPVQVAGLTLQPLHVPGHTLGAVSYCVEDVVFTGDTLFIAGCGRMFEGTPEVMHASLSKLAALPAHTRVFCGHEYTVNNLRFAETVEPENEAVRKKLAAARAARERGEPTVGSTMADELATNPFLRCGEPRLQARFPGATPSDVFAAVRRAKDDYR from the coding sequence ATGCGCATCCTCCCCGTGCCCTGCCTCAGCGACAACTACGCGTACCTCGTGGCCGCGGACGGGCGGCGCGAGGCGATCGTCATCGATCCCTCGGAGGCCCAGCCGATCATCTCGGCGCTCGAGCGCGAGAAGCTCAGTCTGGTCGCCATCGTCAACACGCACCACCACCACGATCACGTCGGCGGCAACGAGGCGCTCCGCGAGCGCTACGGCGACCTCCCGGTCTATGCGCACTCGAGCGACGTCGGGCGCGTCCCCGCGCAGACGGAGCGGGTCGAGGAGGGCACGCCGGTCCAGGTCGCCGGCCTCACGCTCCAGCCGTTGCACGTCCCCGGCCACACGCTCGGCGCCGTCTCGTATTGCGTCGAGGACGTTGTGTTCACCGGAGACACCCTCTTCATCGCCGGATGTGGCCGCATGTTCGAGGGGACGCCGGAGGTCATGCACGCCTCGCTCTCCAAGCTCGCCGCGCTCCCGGCGCACACGCGCGTCTTCTGCGGTCATGAGTACACAGTGAACAACCTTCGTTTCGCCGAGACGGTCGAGCCCGAGAACGAGGCTGTCCGCAAGAAGCTCGCGGCTGCCCGTGCGGCGCGGGAGCGCGGCGAGCCCACGGTCGGGAGCACGATGGCCGACGAGCTCGCGACGAACCCGTTCCTGCGCTGCGGCGAGCCGCGTTTGCAGGCGCGCTTCCCGGGGGCCACGCCGTCCGACGTGTTCGCCGCCGTGCGTCGCGCGAAGGACGATTACCGCTGA
- a CDS encoding bifunctional methionine sulfoxide reductase B/A protein, with amino-acid sequence MKRLRAAGLLFALVLIACAAVFACFRAGDAGRASKVIPGSKEAVTMSDRSYRKPSDEELRKQLTPLAYEVTQRDATEPPFRNAFWDNHEAGLYVDVASGEPLFSSLDKFDSGTGWPSFTRPVEPERVVERSDRGHGMVRTEVRSKAGNSHLGHVFEDGPAPEGLRYCINSASLRFIPLARLEAEGYGAYRALFEGRGGAPREQASANACAVPAPGEAPGCQTTLETAVLAGGCFWGMEELLRQIPGVLETEVGYAGGRTKAPTYEDVKTGSTGHAESVRIVFDPAKLSYAELLEKWFFRMHDPTTRNRQGNDVGTQYRSAIFVTTPEQRRIAEEVKARVDKSGKWRAPLVTEIVEAGPFTRAEEYHQKYLEKYPAGYTCHFMRD; translated from the coding sequence ATGAAACGGCTCCGCGCTGCTGGTCTTCTCTTCGCGCTCGTCCTCATCGCGTGCGCCGCCGTGTTCGCGTGCTTTCGCGCCGGCGATGCAGGGAGGGCGAGCAAGGTGATTCCGGGGTCCAAGGAGGCTGTGACGATGTCGGACAGAAGCTATCGCAAACCGTCGGATGAGGAGCTGCGCAAGCAGCTCACGCCGCTCGCATACGAGGTCACCCAGCGCGACGCGACCGAACCGCCGTTCCGCAACGCCTTCTGGGACAACCACGAGGCGGGCCTCTACGTGGATGTCGCGAGCGGCGAGCCGCTCTTCTCGTCGCTCGACAAGTTCGACTCGGGCACCGGCTGGCCGAGCTTCACGCGCCCCGTCGAGCCGGAGCGGGTCGTGGAGCGCTCGGACAGGGGCCACGGGATGGTCCGAACGGAGGTTCGCTCCAAGGCCGGCAACTCGCACCTCGGGCACGTCTTCGAGGACGGGCCCGCGCCCGAAGGGCTGCGCTACTGCATCAACTCCGCGTCCCTCCGTTTCATCCCGCTGGCTCGCCTCGAGGCGGAGGGTTACGGCGCCTATCGGGCGCTGTTCGAGGGCCGCGGCGGCGCGCCTAGGGAGCAAGCGAGCGCGAACGCCTGCGCCGTCCCGGCGCCGGGCGAGGCGCCTGGGTGCCAGACGACGCTGGAGACGGCCGTCCTGGCGGGCGGCTGCTTCTGGGGGATGGAAGAGCTCCTCCGGCAGATCCCCGGTGTCCTCGAGACGGAGGTCGGTTATGCCGGCGGCCGGACGAAGGCGCCGACCTATGAAGACGTGAAGACCGGATCGACGGGCCACGCCGAGTCGGTGCGCATCGTCTTCGATCCCGCGAAGCTGTCCTATGCCGAGCTGCTCGAGAAGTGGTTCTTCCGCATGCACGATCCGACGACGCGGAACCGCCAGGGCAACGACGTCGGGACGCAGTACCGCTCAGCGATCTTCGTCACGACGCCCGAGCAGCGCCGCATCGCCGAGGAGGTGAAGGCGCGCGTCGACAAGAGCGGCAAGTGGCGCGCTCCGCTCGTCACCGAGATCGTGGAGGCCGGCCCGTTCACGCGCGCCGAGGAGTACCACCAGAAGTACCTGGAGAAGTACCCGGCCGGGTATACGTGCCATTTCATGCGCGACTGA
- a CDS encoding DUF4149 domain-containing protein, protein MNDEAQFSEADLAPSPEERAASRRSLIDRVAASVAALAAGAWVGGIVALGACAAPFVFRLAPAPFSGDAMSAAFARFDQFALGAAVILLGAEVARTWAAYRHGAGRAARVRRVVAMVLAGCAAYVGLALTPRIAALHREGVQRGEGELGMELERVHRRAELVSKSEVFLGASLVLLHVFTLGARRPEQHDDEEAAAPLPPGPR, encoded by the coding sequence ATGAACGATGAAGCGCAGTTCAGCGAGGCGGACCTCGCTCCGAGCCCCGAAGAGCGCGCCGCGTCGCGCCGCTCCCTCATCGATCGCGTGGCCGCGAGCGTGGCCGCGCTCGCGGCGGGGGCCTGGGTCGGTGGCATCGTGGCGCTGGGCGCCTGCGCTGCCCCGTTCGTCTTCCGGCTCGCCCCGGCCCCCTTCTCCGGTGACGCCATGAGCGCGGCGTTCGCCCGCTTCGATCAATTCGCGCTCGGCGCCGCGGTGATCCTCCTCGGCGCCGAGGTGGCCCGCACCTGGGCCGCGTACCGCCACGGCGCGGGCCGCGCGGCGCGCGTGCGCCGGGTCGTCGCCATGGTGCTGGCCGGGTGCGCCGCGTACGTCGGCCTGGCGCTCACCCCCCGCATCGCGGCGCTCCACCGCGAGGGCGTCCAGCGCGGCGAGGGGGAGCTCGGCATGGAGCTCGAACGCGTCCATCGCCGCGCCGAGCTCGTGAGCAAGTCGGAGGTGTTCCTCGGCGCGAGCCTGGTCCTGCTGCACGTCTTCACGCTCGGCGCGCGCCGCCCCGAGCAGCACGACGACGAGGAAGCGGCCGCCCCGCTGCCGCCCGGCCCGCGGTGA
- a CDS encoding thiamine pyrophosphate-dependent dehydrogenase E1 component subunit alpha codes for MSELEATPPGASARSAADAPPPHAPTSRPGEGGDEGLLSVLRDDGTLDPATDPCLSDALLLRAYREIKRLRLLDARMLLLQRQGRVGFYGACTGQEATPIATALAVEPTDWIFPALRESVMMLVRGFPLRTYVAQVFGNAGDLLQGRQMPSHMSGRQVNQVSWSSCIGPQLPQAVGAAWAAKLRRDSTVVVGFMGDGATSEPDFHSAMNFAAVFKAPCVMICQNNHWAISVPTDRQTASRTIAIKGRAYGVPSVRVDGNDVIAVYRAVSEAVARARDGGGPSFIEALTYRVGAHSSSDDPSRYRSQEEVDRWTERDPLLRLGRHLAGRGLLDDAAESSLEAELNAEIAAAVAEVEAMGPPARETLFDDVYAELPWHLRDQRAELLRSPKAPAHGGGR; via the coding sequence ATGAGCGAGCTGGAAGCCACGCCGCCCGGCGCCTCCGCGAGGTCCGCCGCCGACGCCCCTCCACCTCACGCGCCCACGTCGCGACCAGGGGAGGGGGGCGACGAGGGCTTGCTCAGCGTCCTCCGGGACGACGGAACCCTGGATCCCGCGACCGACCCCTGCCTGAGCGACGCGCTGCTGCTGCGCGCGTACCGCGAGATCAAGCGCCTCAGGCTGCTCGACGCGCGCATGCTCCTGCTCCAGCGGCAGGGGCGGGTCGGCTTCTACGGCGCGTGCACCGGCCAGGAGGCGACGCCGATCGCCACCGCGCTCGCGGTCGAGCCCACGGACTGGATCTTCCCCGCGCTGCGCGAGAGCGTGATGATGCTGGTGCGCGGCTTCCCGCTCCGCACCTATGTGGCCCAGGTGTTCGGCAACGCGGGCGACCTCCTCCAGGGGCGCCAGATGCCGTCGCACATGAGCGGGCGGCAGGTGAACCAGGTGTCCTGGTCGAGCTGCATCGGCCCGCAGCTCCCGCAGGCGGTCGGCGCCGCGTGGGCCGCGAAGCTGCGGCGCGACAGCACCGTGGTGGTGGGGTTCATGGGCGACGGCGCGACGAGCGAGCCCGATTTCCACAGCGCGATGAACTTCGCGGCGGTCTTCAAGGCGCCGTGCGTCATGATCTGCCAGAACAACCACTGGGCCATCAGCGTGCCGACGGACCGGCAGACGGCCTCGAGGACGATCGCCATCAAGGGGCGCGCCTACGGCGTCCCGTCGGTGCGGGTCGACGGCAACGACGTCATCGCCGTCTACCGCGCCGTCTCCGAGGCGGTCGCGCGGGCTCGTGACGGCGGCGGCCCCAGCTTCATCGAGGCGCTCACCTACCGCGTCGGCGCGCACTCCTCGAGCGACGACCCGAGCCGCTACAGGTCGCAAGAGGAGGTCGATCGCTGGACGGAGCGCGACCCGCTGCTGCGCCTCGGGCGCCACCTCGCCGGCCGCGGGCTCCTCGACGACGCCGCGGAGTCCTCCCTCGAGGCGGAGCTCAACGCCGAGATCGCCGCCGCCGTCGCCGAGGTCGAGGCGATGGGACCGCCTGCCCGGGAGACGCTGTTCGACGACGTCTACGCCGAGCTGCCCTGGCACCTGCGGGACCAGCGCGCAGAGCTCCTGCGCTCCCCGAAAGCGCCGGCGCACGGCGGCGGGCGCTGA
- a CDS encoding NAD(P)-binding domain-containing protein → MSAPGSALPAPSVGVIGGGFWGVALALAASRTGAEVLLYSRREQPQLRGGPRIVRDHAEVARARLLVIAVPSNAARTALRALGDHMDGSHLVIHGVRGLEGEALKTVSDLVREETPARRVGALGGPVQEDELREGRPSAMVCGSRFPEVHAAVTAAFQSDALHVYTTPDLQGLEWASALVGCLAIGVGFAEQAGAGPGLLAALISRAVDSAARIAAAAGAEERTMLGLGGYGDLLASIRLEGRPEVVLGKALARGRTLDEAVAEARLRVEAIPLIPRVVAFAKARRVDAGVFEALETTLKGGAPRAVLDRMFAA, encoded by the coding sequence GTGAGCGCCCCGGGGAGCGCGCTTCCGGCGCCTTCGGTGGGGGTCATCGGCGGCGGTTTCTGGGGCGTGGCGCTGGCGCTCGCGGCGAGCCGCACCGGGGCGGAGGTCCTCCTCTACTCCCGCCGCGAGCAGCCGCAGCTCAGGGGCGGCCCGCGGATCGTGCGCGACCACGCGGAGGTCGCCCGGGCGCGGCTGCTCGTGATCGCGGTGCCGTCGAACGCGGCGCGGACGGCGCTGCGCGCGCTCGGCGATCACATGGACGGCTCGCACCTCGTGATCCACGGCGTGCGCGGCCTCGAGGGCGAGGCGCTGAAGACCGTCTCGGACCTGGTGCGCGAGGAGACGCCGGCGCGCCGGGTGGGCGCGCTGGGCGGCCCTGTGCAGGAGGACGAGCTCCGGGAGGGCCGCCCCTCGGCGATGGTGTGCGGCTCGCGCTTCCCGGAGGTCCACGCCGCGGTGACCGCGGCGTTCCAGTCGGACGCGCTCCACGTCTACACGACGCCGGATCTCCAGGGCCTGGAGTGGGCGTCGGCGCTGGTCGGCTGCCTTGCCATCGGCGTGGGCTTCGCCGAGCAGGCGGGCGCGGGGCCCGGGTTGCTCGCCGCGCTCATCTCGAGGGCGGTCGACAGCGCGGCCCGCATTGCCGCCGCGGCGGGCGCGGAGGAGCGGACGATGCTGGGGCTCGGCGGCTACGGCGACCTGCTCGCCTCGATCCGGCTCGAGGGCCGCCCCGAGGTGGTGCTCGGCAAGGCGCTCGCGCGTGGGAGGACGCTCGACGAGGCGGTCGCGGAGGCCAGGCTGCGGGTGGAGGCGATCCCGCTGATCCCGCGCGTCGTGGCGTTCGCGAAGGCGCGGAGGGTGGATGCGGGGGTGTTCGAGGCGCTCGAGACGACGCTGAAGGGCGGCGCGCCGAGGGCGGTGCTCGATCGGATGTTCGCGGCGTGA